GAGTTCGTCGAGATCGAAAGGCTTGGGCAGATAATCGTAGCTGCCGATCCCCGTCGCGCGGACGGCGGTGTCGAGCGTATTCTGCGCCGACAGCACGATCACGGGCGTCGTGGGGTCGATGCCCGTGTGCGACAGCGAATCGATGCCGTCGCCGTCGGGCAATACGACGTCGGTGATGACCAGGTCGGGGCGATGATCGGCCAGCCAGGCGTTGCGTTCGGCCAGGCTGCCGACCGACGCGAAATGGCCGCATTCGCCGACGAGCGTTTCGCGGATGATCATCGCGATCGCCGGATCATCCTCGACAAGCAGGATCGTCTTGCCCGGATTCATGCCTTGCGTCCCTTTGGCGCGACGGGGAGATGTACGCGAAAACGCGTCCAGTCGCCGTCACGGATATGCTGGACCGTGCCGCCCATGTCGCGCGCGAGCTTGGCGACGAGTGCAAGGCCGAGCCCCCGCCCCTCGCGCTTCGTCGTGACGAAGGGATCGAACAGGTCGCCGCGGATGTCGGCGGGGACGCCGGGACCGTTGTCGCTGACGCTGACCTCGATCGGCAGCGCGATGCGCCCGCGCCCGTCGCCATTGTCGATCGACAGACCGTGCCGGTAGGCGGTCGTCAGGCGGACGACGCCGTCGTCGCGCCCGCCCAACGCCTCGCAGCCGTTGGTCAGCAGGTTGAGCAATATCTGCACCATGGCGTCATGATTGCCGTGGACGAGCGGCAGCGAAGGGTCGAAATCCTCCGCGAAGCGCACCCCCGGGAACTGGCGCGCGCGCGCGGTTTCCATCGCTTGGTGGATCGGCTGGTACAGGTTGATCGGGCTGCACGCGATCGGCTGGCCGCGCGAAAAATGCTCCATCTGGTCGATCAGCGTCGCGATCCGATCGACCTCGGAACAGATC
This genomic interval from Sphingopyxis chilensis contains the following:
- a CDS encoding two-component system sensor histidine kinase NtrB, with protein sequence MTTLTSSIPNFDHDELIQSHPVPTLLIDRGGVVLFVNAAAEQLCNISRSAMVGRVVYDVIRMDRSYRQRMSDAATSALFAHRAEISVGGRKSVFVDMQMVPYGHSGHRILALVPAQSEAELMGGAIGRSGRAAGAAASMLAHEIKNPLAGIKGAAQLLARKTDTAGERFTTLICSEVDRIATLIDQMEHFSRGQPIACSPINLYQPIHQAMETARARQFPGVRFAEDFDPSLPLVHGNHDAMVQILLNLLTNGCEALGGRDDGVVRLTTAYRHGLSIDNGDGRGRIALPIEVSVSDNGPGVPADIRGDLFDPFVTTKREGRGLGLALVAKLARDMGGTVQHIRDGDWTRFRVHLPVAPKGRKA